The following coding sequences lie in one Anguilla anguilla isolate fAngAng1 chromosome 14, fAngAng1.pri, whole genome shotgun sequence genomic window:
- the LOC118212999 gene encoding uncharacterized protein LOC118212999, with the protein MGATASSFSKSGDHRVSDFTDPSQTNWITAHSEACIMTVPEVRRCWQRYVELGADKNGSVPKQSLITDHPFSAKLVQQLPVPGDDLVSFQTYCSAVNWLAKSTVNDKLRGLYQTLSCSRLDQEALRGVLSALYPQDPPEDVGRLAGFIVTEIDLKKQGFIDETQFISWMHRLPAETLESLLRFSALPDGIEEPSSPRGDVGYL; encoded by the exons ATGGGTGCTACAGCTAGCTCCTTCTCCAAGAGCGGAGATCACAGAGTCTCTGATTTTACAGATCCATCTCAAACCAACTGGATAACCGCCCACTCAGAAGCATGCATCA TGACGGTTCCAGAGGTGCGGAGGTGCTGGCAGCGGTACGTGGAGCTGGGCGCAGATAAAAACGGAAGCGTCCCAAAGCAAAGCCTGATCACCGACCATCCCTTCAGCGCCAAG ctGGTGCAGCAGTTGCCTGTCCCCGGGGATGATCTGGTGTCTTTCCAGACGTACTGCAGTGCTGTCAACTGGCTGGCCAAGTCCACAGTGAATGATAAACTCCGAG GCCTGTACCAGACGCTGTCCTGCTCCCGCCTGGACCAGGAGGCCCTGCGGGGGGTGCTGTCCGCCCTGTACCCCCAGGACCCTCCGGAGGACGTCGGACGCCTGGCCGGCTTCATCGTGACGGAGATCGACCTGAAGAAACAAG GGTTTATTGACGAGACCCAGTTTATCTCGTGGATGCACAGGCTGCCCGCGGAGACCCTAGAATCACTGCTGCGCTTCTCCGCACTGCCTGATGGGATAGAGGAGCCGTCGTCGCCCAGGGGAGACGTAGGTTACTTATGA